Proteins from a genomic interval of Euleptes europaea isolate rEulEur1 chromosome 18, rEulEur1.hap1, whole genome shotgun sequence:
- the LOC130490774 gene encoding olfactory receptor 10A7-like, protein MEDELNLSGIPPILENDLTIHQMEIGKNHSSPITFILLGFGNLLELRISLFVLFLAIYTLSIVGNLLILLLIAIDQQLHTPMYFFLMNLSMLETCYISNILPRMLASFLTGDSSISFEGCVTQWFFFVLLGSTECYLLAMMSYDRYLAICKPLHYMSLMNSRLGLQLASTSWMSGLLTSTIITYFIVQLAFCGPYEIDHFFCDLYPILNLSCSNLYSTRIVAFVLAFLATVPPFTLTLVSYICIILTILRIKSKTAQQKAFSTCSSHLIVVILFFGSLFIVYVVPEMDILRELNKTFSLFYTVLTPMLNPLIYSLRNREVKEALCRSTRKYSNRVS, encoded by the exons ATGGAAGATGAATTGAACTTATCAGGAATTCCACCCATCTTAGAG AATGACCTCACTATTCACCAGATGGAAATTGGGAAAAATCACTCAAGCCCTATAACATTCATCCTCCTGGGATTTGGGAATCTCCTCGAACTACGAATTTCTCTCTTTGTCTTGTTTCTAGCCATCTACACTTTGTCAATTGTTGGGAATCTCTTAATTCTTTTACTAATTGCAATTGACCAACAGCTGCAcacccccatgtatttcttcctaaTGAATTTGTCCATGCTGGAGACCTGCTACATTTCAAACATCCTTCCCAGGATGCTGGCCAGTTTCCTAACTGGAGATTCATCCATATCCTTTGAGGGCTGTGTGACACAATGGTTCTTCTTTGTTCTCCTTGGATCCACGGAATGTTATCTTCTGGCAATGATGTCTTATGACCGGTATCTGGCAATCTGCAAACCACTTCATTATATGTCCCTCATGAACAGCAGACTCGGCCTGCAATTGGCCTCCACATCTTGGATGAGTGGTCTGCTAACCAGCACCATAATAACTTACTTTATAGTACAGCTGGCATTCTGTGGACCCTATGAAATCGATCACTTCTTTTGTGACCTATATCCCATCTTGAACCTGTCCTGTAGCAACCTTTACAGTACTAGAATTGTAGCCTTTGTTCTAGCATTCCTGGCCACAGTACCCCCTTTTACATTAACATTGGTCTCCTACATCTGCATTATTCTCACCATCTTGAGAATCAAGTCCAAAACTGCTCAACAGAAGGCCTTCTCCACTTGCTCATCACACCTCATTGTGGTGATACTTTTTTTCGGCTCCTTATTCATTGTCTATGTAGTCCCTGAAATGGACATACTGAGAGAGCTAAACAAAACCTTCTCTCTGTTCTACACTGTTTTGACTCCCATGCTCAACCCCCTCATATACAGTTTGAGAAACCGAGAGGTGAAGGAAGCTCTTTGCAGATCTACCAGGAAATACAGCAACAGAGTGTCTTAG
- the LOC130490773 gene encoding olfactory receptor 5B21-like yields the protein MGSEWNISNMHLLNEIHSQQIQQETNLSIITNFILLGFGDLQELQVLLSLLFLGIYLIAMVGNLVIFILVVTDVHLHIPMYFFLGNLSCLEICYTSTILPRLLFSLLAGDKTISVHGCIAQYFFFGTLASAECYLLAMMSYDRYLAICKPLRYASLMNGRICLGLITGSWMSGLLSNTIITSLLLKLSFCGPSEIEHFFCDLAPMLKLSCSNTNLVELVIFILAFMDTIPPFLLTLISYVYIIINILQMKSTTSRQKAFSTCSSHLLVVTLFYGSLICVYLIPETNTLKWLHKTFSLIYTIFTPMFNPMIYSMRNKEVKVAFYRTVRKVVSVVPFP from the exons ATGGGGAGTGAATGGAATATATCCAATATGCATCTTCTCAATGAAATCCATTCGCAG CAAATTCAACAGGAAACTAACCTATCCATCATCACAAACTTCATTCTTCTTGGATTTGGTGATCTCCAAGAGCTACAGGTCCTCCTCTCTCTACTTTTCCTTGGAATCTATCTGATTGCTATGGTTGGAAATCTTGTTATCTTCATCCTTGTTGTCACTGATGTGCACCTCCACATCCCGATGTATTTCTTTCTAGGGAATCTGTCTTGCTTGGAGATATGCTACACATCAACCATCCTGCCCAGATTGCTCTTCAGTCTTCTGGCTGGGGATAAAACCATTTCAGTTCATGGCTGCATTGCACAGTATTTCTTCTTTGGTACCTTGGCATCTGCAGAATGTTATCTCTTGGCTATGATGTCCTACGATCGCTATTTAGCTATATGCAAACCATTGAGATACGCATCTCTCATGAATGGCAGGATCTGCCTTGGACTGATTACTGGGTCTTGGATGAGTGGTCTGCTAAGTAACACCATCATAACATCGCTGTTGTTGAAGCTGTCATTTTGTGGTCCCAGTGAAATTGAACATTTCTTTTGTGACCTAGCCCCCATGTTAAAGCTTTCCTGTTCAAATACTAACCTGGTGGAACTTGTAATTTTCATCCTGGCCTTTATGGACACTATACCCCCATTTCTTCTTACCCTGATCTCATATGTATATATCATCATCAATATCCTCCAAATGAAGTCCACAACCTCCAGACAGAAGGCCTTCTCTACTTGTTCCTCTCATCTCCTTGTAGTGACACTTTTCTATGGATCTCTGATTTGTGTCTATTTAATTCCTGAAACAAACACCCTGAAGTGGCTTCATAAAACCTTCTCCCTAATTTATACCATCTTTACTCCCATGTTCAACCCTATGATATATAGTATGAGAAATAAGGAGGTAAAAGTAGCCTTTTATAGAACTGTCAGAAAAGTTGTCAGTGTGGTCCCGTTTCCTTAG
- the LOC130490775 gene encoding olfactory receptor 2G3-like: MLLVNTGAESLEQKLYSVHLIDLISVVGQNDIYQQTETGGNQSSMITFVLLGFGNHLELRIILFMLFVAIYILALMGNLLIVLLVTTDQHLHTPMYFFLMNLSCLEMCYISTILPRMLASFLTGNRSISVGGCIAQYYFFGIFATTECYLLAVMSYDRYLAICKPLHYTALMTRRLCMQLASTSWLSGLLTNTIITSFMLQLTFCRPYEIDHFFCDVYPVSNLSCSNPYVVKLATFILGLMGTVPPFVLTLASYICIILTILRIQSKSAQQKTFSTCSSHLIVVTLFYGSLILVYIVPETVTLKELHKTFSLFYTVLTPMLNPLIYSLRNREVKEALRRCTRKFSNRVS; this comes from the coding sequence AATGATATTTACCAGCAAACAGAAACTGGGGGAAATCAGTCAAGCATGATAACATTCGTCCTTCTAGGATTTGGGAATCACCTCGAACTGCGAATTATCCTCTTTATGTTATTTGTAGCCATTTATATTTTGGCTCTTATGGGGAACCTTTTAATTGTTCTACTGGTCACAACAGACCAGCACCTTCAcacccccatgtatttcttcctcaTGAATTTGTCCTGCTTGGAGATGTGCTACATTTCCACCATTCTACCCAGGATGCTGGCTAGTTTCCTAACAGGCAACAGATCCATATCTGTTGGGGGCTGTATAGCACAATATTATTTCTTTGGTATCTTTGCAACCACTGAATGTTACCTTCTGGCCGTGATGTCTTATGATCGTTACCTGGCAATCTGCAAACCTCTACACTATACAGCTCTTATGACCAGGAGGCTTTGCATGCAGTTGGCTTCTACATCTTGGTTGAGTGGCTTACTGACCAACACCATCATCACCTCTTTTATGTTACAGTTAACATTTTGCAGACCCTATGAAATTGACCATTTCTTTTGTGACGTATATCCTGTCTCAAACCTCTCCTGTAGCAATCCTTATGTTGTGAAGCTTGCAACCTTCATTCTCGGCCTCATGGGAACTGTCCCTCCTTTTGTGTTAACTTTGGCTTCCTACATCTGCATTATTCTCACCATCTTGAGAATTCAGTCCAAAAGTGCACAACAGAAGACCTTCTCCACCTGCTCTTCCCATCTCATTGTTGTGACCCTCTTCTATGGGTCACTAATCCTTGTATATATTGTTCCTGAAACAGTGACCCTGAAGGAGCTACACAAAACCTTTTCCCTGTTTTACACTGTTCTGACTCCTATGCTCAACCCGCTCATATACAGCTTGAGAAACCGAGAGGTGAAGGAAGCTCTTCGCAGATGTACCAGGAAATTTAGCAACAGGGTTTCTTAA